The Leifsonia williamsii genome includes a region encoding these proteins:
- a CDS encoding GntR family transcriptional regulator — MPAQALSDVPLDRDSKEPLWQQLVGVLRDAIETGALAPDQALPSENDLIDRYGVSRTVVREALAELVRRGQIYKIRAKGSFVSPPRRDLSFIGSNAGSSEDLAGSGRTVITRVLSLDEGEADEREAAALRLPEGAPVIRMRRLRTVDGTPWLLVRTTLPRDRFASLLKAHLENRSLYDHLRRTYGIAPAGADRWLQAIIPSPEEAALLELPAGAPALDIESVAWDEDGTPFEYYHALHRSDESRFYVGVR, encoded by the coding sequence ATGCCCGCACAGGCATTGAGCGATGTGCCGCTGGACCGGGACTCCAAGGAGCCCCTCTGGCAGCAGCTCGTCGGGGTGCTGCGCGATGCGATCGAGACCGGCGCCCTCGCGCCCGACCAGGCCCTCCCCTCCGAGAACGACCTCATCGACCGCTACGGCGTCTCGCGCACGGTGGTGCGGGAGGCCCTGGCCGAGCTGGTGCGCCGCGGCCAGATCTACAAGATCCGCGCCAAGGGCTCCTTCGTGTCGCCGCCGCGGCGCGACCTGTCGTTCATCGGCTCCAACGCCGGCTCCTCCGAGGACCTCGCCGGCAGCGGCCGCACGGTCATCACGCGCGTGCTGTCGCTGGACGAGGGGGAGGCGGACGAGCGGGAGGCCGCGGCGCTGCGCCTGCCCGAGGGCGCGCCGGTGATCCGCATGCGCCGCCTGCGCACGGTCGACGGCACCCCCTGGCTGCTGGTGCGCACCACCCTCCCCCGCGACCGCTTCGCCAGCCTGCTGAAGGCGCACCTCGAGAACCGCTCGCTCTACGACCACCTGCGCCGCACGTACGGCATCGCGCCCGCGGGTGCCGACCGCTGGCTGCAAGCGATCATCCCCTCCCCCGAGGAGGCCGCCCTGCTGGAGCTGCCCGCCGGCGCCCCCGCCCTCGACATCGAGTCGGTCGCCTGGGACGAGGACGGCACGCCGTTCGAGTACTACCACGCGCTGCACCGCAGCGATGAGTCGCGGTTCTACGTGGGGGTGCGGTGA
- a CDS encoding MarR family winged helix-turn-helix transcriptional regulator — MSEGRGAPGGGAPDGGLGSRFPAAGQSPGLLLWRVTNRWQAVMRAALAPHGLTHVQYVLLASLTWLGDTEPERLVTQVDLAGFAATDPMMTSQVVRGLEKVGLVERLRHPTDGRARVLRATPEGAAAARRATADVEAADAGYFAAVDAERFTSDLARLAERAAP; from the coding sequence GTGTCTGAGGGCCGCGGCGCGCCTGGCGGCGGCGCGCCTGACGGCGGCCTCGGGAGCCGGTTCCCGGCCGCCGGGCAGAGCCCCGGCCTCCTGCTGTGGCGGGTGACGAACCGCTGGCAGGCCGTGATGCGCGCCGCGCTCGCACCGCACGGGCTGACCCACGTGCAGTACGTGCTGCTGGCCTCCCTGACCTGGCTGGGCGACACCGAGCCCGAGCGGCTGGTCACCCAGGTGGACCTCGCCGGCTTCGCCGCGACCGACCCGATGATGACGTCGCAGGTGGTCCGCGGCCTCGAGAAGGTAGGACTGGTGGAGCGGCTGCGCCACCCGACCGACGGCCGCGCGCGGGTGCTCCGCGCGACTCCGGAGGGCGCGGCCGCCGCACGTCGCGCCACCGCCGACGTCGAGGCCGCCGACGCCGGCTATTTCGCGGCGGTCGATGCCGAGCGGTTCACGAGCGATCTGGCACGGCTCGCGGAGCGCGCGGCGCCGTAA
- a CDS encoding SRPBCC family protein, with protein sequence MWTTDFSATTDASAAAVWAALRDLHSGTPLGLASDRFELHGPFAVGTRVTVTPQGQDAMTSEIVELEPGHVYADRTAFGGLTLTFRHTLVEQEGRTSVTHTVEIAGEEADAVGPELGPQIAGDFPVAMAELLAAAEARSTGAPAEAARV encoded by the coding sequence ATGTGGACCACCGACTTCAGCGCCACCACCGATGCATCCGCCGCCGCCGTCTGGGCCGCGCTGCGCGACCTGCACAGCGGCACCCCGCTCGGCCTGGCGAGCGACCGCTTCGAGCTGCACGGCCCCTTCGCCGTCGGCACGCGCGTGACGGTGACGCCCCAGGGCCAGGACGCCATGACCTCCGAGATCGTGGAGCTGGAGCCGGGACACGTCTACGCCGACCGCACGGCCTTCGGCGGGCTCACCCTCACCTTCCGGCACACGCTCGTGGAGCAGGAGGGCCGCACCTCGGTCACCCACACCGTGGAGATCGCGGGCGAGGAGGCCGACGCGGTCGGCCCGGAGCTCGGGCCGCAGATCGCGGGCGACTTCCCGGTGGCGATGGCCGAGCTGCTGGCGGCGGCGGAGGCGCGGTCGACGGGTGCGCCCGCAGAGGCCGCGCGTGTCTGA